From Acidovorax sp. FHTAMBA, one genomic window encodes:
- the dnaB gene encoding replicative DNA helicase, whose translation MSAVFPPLDDGFTPVPDREIAQLRVPPHSIEAESSVLGGLLLDNNAWDRVGDLLVESHFYRHEHQMIYTAIGALINASKPADVITVFEHLQNQGKAQEMGGLTYLNNLAQYVPSASNIRRYAEIVRERAILRKLVTASDEISTNAFNPQGKTVERILDEAEARIFAIGEEGSRTKQGFQSLDTLVIDLLDRVQEMADNPVDVTGVPTGFADLDRMTSGLQAGDMVVLAARPSMGKTSFAVNIAEHVALNEGLPVAIFSMEMGAAQLAVRIVGSIGRVNQGNLRTGKLTDDEWPRLTEAIEKLRTVSLHIDETPGLTPSELRANARRLARQCGKLGLIVVDYLQLMSGSGSSGSDNRATELGEISRGLKMLAKELQCPVIALSQLNRSVEQRTDKRPMMSDLRESGAIEQDADIIMFIYRDDYYNKDSKEPNVAEVIIGKQRNGPTGTIKLFFQKNQTRFENLAMGSGDDF comes from the coding sequence GACCGTGTGGGCGACCTGCTGGTGGAGAGCCATTTCTACCGCCATGAACACCAGATGATCTACACGGCCATCGGCGCGCTTATCAACGCCAGCAAGCCTGCCGATGTGATCACCGTGTTCGAGCACCTGCAAAACCAGGGCAAGGCGCAGGAGATGGGCGGGCTGACCTATCTGAACAACCTGGCGCAGTACGTGCCCAGCGCCAGCAACATCCGGCGCTATGCCGAGATCGTGCGCGAGCGCGCCATCCTGCGCAAACTGGTCACGGCCAGCGACGAGATTTCCACCAACGCCTTCAACCCGCAGGGCAAGACGGTGGAGCGTATCCTGGATGAAGCCGAGGCCAGGATCTTTGCCATTGGCGAAGAGGGCTCGCGCACCAAGCAAGGCTTCCAGTCGCTCGACACCCTGGTGATCGACCTGCTCGACCGCGTGCAGGAGATGGCGGACAACCCCGTGGACGTCACTGGCGTACCCACCGGCTTTGCCGATCTCGACCGGATGACCAGTGGCCTGCAGGCCGGTGACATGGTGGTGCTGGCGGCGCGCCCGTCCATGGGCAAGACCTCGTTTGCCGTGAACATCGCCGAGCACGTGGCCCTCAACGAAGGTCTGCCGGTCGCCATCTTCTCTATGGAAATGGGCGCCGCACAGCTGGCGGTGCGTATCGTGGGCTCGATTGGCCGGGTGAATCAGGGCAACCTGCGCACCGGCAAGCTCACCGACGACGAATGGCCACGCCTGACCGAAGCCATCGAAAAGCTGCGCACCGTGTCGCTGCACATCGACGAAACCCCGGGCCTCACACCGAGCGAACTGCGCGCCAATGCGCGGCGCCTGGCGCGCCAGTGCGGCAAGCTGGGCCTGATCGTGGTGGACTACCTGCAGCTCATGAGCGGCTCAGGCTCATCGGGCTCGGACAACCGGGCCACGGAGCTGGGCGAAATTTCCCGGGGCCTCAAGATGCTGGCCAAGGAGCTGCAGTGCCCGGTGATCGCGCTGTCGCAGCTCAACCGCTCGGTGGAGCAGCGCACCGACAAGCGCCCCATGATGTCCGACCTGCGCGAATCCGGCGCCATCGAGCAGGATGCGGACATCATCATGTTCATCTACCGCGACGACTACTACAACAAGGACTCCAAGGAGCCCAACGTGGCCGAGGTCATCATCGGCAAGCAGCGGAACGGACCCACCGGCACGATCAAGCTGTTCTTCCAGAAAAACCAGACACGGTTCGAGAACCTGGCGATGGGGTCGGGTGACGATTTTTAA